The Mus caroli chromosome 1, CAROLI_EIJ_v1.1, whole genome shotgun sequence genome has a window encoding:
- the Il17a gene encoding interleukin-17A: MSPGRASSVSLMLLLLLSLAATVKAAAIVPQSSACPNTEAKNFLQNVKVNLKVLNSLSAKVSSRRPSDYLNRSTSPWTLHRNEDPDRYPSVIWEAQCRHQRCVNAEGKLDHHMNSVLIQQEILVLKREPESCPFTFRVEKMLVGVGCTCVASIVRQAA; this comes from the exons ATGAGTCCAGGGAGAGCTTCATCTGTG TCTCtgatgctgttgctgctgctgagccTGGCGGCTACAGTGAAGGCAGCAGCGATCGTCCCTCAAAGCTCAGCATGTCCAAACACTGAGGCCAAGAACTTCCTCCAGAATGTGAAGGTCAACCTCAAAGTCCTTAACTCCCTTAGCGCAAAAGTGAGCTCCAGAAGGCCCTCAGACTACCTCAACCGTTCCACGTCACCCTGGACTCTCCA CCGCAATGAAGACCCCGATAGATATCCCTCTGTGATCTGGGAAGCTCAGTGCCGCCACCAGCGCTGTGTCAACGCGGAGGGAAAGCTGGACCACCACATGAATTCTGTTCTCATCCAGCAAGAGATCCTGGTCCTGAAGAGGGAGCCTGAGAGCTGCCCCTTCACTTTCCGGGTGGAAAAGATGCTGGTGGGTGTGGGCTGCACCTGCGTTGCCTCGATTGTCCGCCAGGCAG